GGGTTATGGCGTCACCAAGAGACTTGAAAATAGATATTAACCCTGATGGGTTTGTCTATGTAATGCCGGGAATCAGTGGACATGTAGGGGGAGACACCGTAGGATGTATTCTTTCTGAGAATCTCTTTGAACGAAAAGGTACTACCTTATTAATAGATATTGGTACGAATGGAGAATTAGTTTTCGCGAAAGATGGAAGGATGACAGTCTGTTCTACAGCAGCCGGGCCGGCATTTGAAGGCGGTGCCCTGCACCAGGGGATGGGAGCTTTAGTTGGGGCAATTACTAAAGTTCAGATTAGGGAAGATAAAACCCACCTAGAATATATCGGTAAAGAGGAAGGTGCTGTTCCTGTAGGTATCTGTGGTTCCGGTATTATTGAAGCTATAGCAGAATTATACCGTATGGGACTTATGGATGAAACCGGACGATTACAAGGGCTTGCAGGGGAATCCAATGAATTTATCTTATGGGAAGATGAAAGGAATAAAGTTGTTATAACTCAAAAAGACATACGGGAAATACAATTGGCCAAGGCAGCAATATATGCTGCTATGAGATTGCTATTAAAAAATGAAAATACAGAATTAAAAGAGATTGATTATCTATTAATAGCAGGTGCATTCGGAAGTAATTTAGATGTATGTAAGGCCATAACAATAGGGCTTCTTCCAGGTGTTGATGAGAAGAAAGTTCAACTTATCGGTAATGCAGCACTATCAGGAGCTGAAAAGGTATTATTGAATGACGGAGTAAGAGAAATCGCGGAAGAAAACAGCTCGCTAGTAAAACATCTGGAGTTAGCCGTAATGGAGCTGTTCCAGGAAGAATTTATTAAAGCGATGTCTTTTCCGCGATTGTAGTTAGGTGAGTCTGAAAACTAATTATATTATACGAACGCGCCGTTTAAACGATAGTTTTCAGACTCACTCTAATTCGCATAATAAGATGTTACTAGATGTTTAAGTGTAAACATCAAAGGGCGGTATAAAAACAGTGCAAGTACAAAATTCCCTATACCATGGGTTATGTCAAAGGGTATACCTGAAATCCAGTATGCCAGGGCATTCTGAAAGCCTGATTGCGTACTGTGATAGTTTATAAAAAAGAAATAAGGAATCGTACATAAAGCTCCAAAGGATAGGCCGTAAAAGCCGGATAACAAAGCTGTTTTTAATACGGTATCTTCTTTTCTACCAAAGAAGGAAGCTAGAAAATAGAGGATAAACCATACATAGAGGTAATTCATCCACCAGATTCCAAAGCCGAATAAAAAACCTTCCAGTAGTATGAATATGCTTATAATGTATAAGGTTTTTTTACCGAAAATACGTGTAAACACAAGGATAAGCAGGGATACTAGCTCGATATTTGGCAGGAAAGCGAGGCCGACCTGAACTGCCACCAAAAGAGCTCCAAGCATTCCGATGATTACCGTGTCTTTAAGCCTCATTTACCTACCAGCCCACAGTCAGGGTGATTTCAAAGTGGTCTCCATCTTTAAGCGGTGTGGCGTCTACACTGGTATTTAGCATGTTACCATCCTGAGTAAGACACCACCATTCTTGCTTTCCTTCATCTGCGGTTCTGCCATCAACAGTGGTTACATAAAGGCCAAAGTCGCCTTCCGTTCCCTCAATCAGCTTCTTTTCATCCAAAGCCTGTCTTAAATATTCTGCATCTGTCTGGATTTCATAACTTTTACTGCTCTCATCTTCCTGTATGACCTCAACAACAATTTTTTTTGCACCGGGAGTACCTTTCTCCATAAACTGATTGTATAAAAAGGTCATGGCAACAATCGCCAGAATAAGAAATAATACACCGGCAATTAGTCCGGTTCGTTTTTTTCTCTGTTCCATAAAAATTCCTTTAGGCTATTATTAAGAGCCTTGCCGCATACGGCTGAAAGAAAGAGTTGCGGCACCTTTCGTATAGTATTTTTTCTTTCAACTATAAGACTGCGCTTAAAACGGGTTACAAAGTAACATAAATATATCCGTAGAAACGCTTTTTTGTACGCAGGGCTTTATTCTGGCATAAAAATAAGCCCTGCCACTTGGCCGGACTCAATGTAACTAATACAAGAAAACCGACAGATGTTTCTGTCAGCAGACTATGTACCTAATCCAATCCTCGTGGCTTATGCGGTACGAATATCAAGCAGGTATTCTGACTTATGTATCAACATTTACCAAAAATCTTCCCAGGAGTCTTCCCAGTGATATAACAGCTTTTTGCTGTTTTGGCAAACTACACATTTACAGCGGCGAGACCGTACAGGTATTACACCTGTTTCCCTATTATGTCTTATAAAATAGTATTTAATAAGACCACTTGAAATTGTTATGTTATGGTATAAAAGAATATATACATGGAAGCATATACCATAAGACATATGAGTTACAACTTTCATTCGAATAAGATTTACCGGTAAGGTTATGCCGGAATGAGAGAACTGAGTTGAAGGCAGTCTCCATTCGTATGGCATAACACTTGGTAAATAGCCGGTAAATTTGTGAACGTTGTAATCAAAGTATAGCATTCCATTTATTTCTTGTCAACTGGCTATAGACACCTACTACGAGTACAAAAGTTACAGAAATATTAAAGGCGCATATATATTCAAAAATGACTTGCACTTTTTTATAAAGTGGATTATTCTAGTAATTAACAATGCAGATATAAAGGAGAATATATATGAGTATTAAAAAACATTCCTTTGGTAAGACAAAGGATGGAAAAGAAGCAACTCTTTATACCTTGATTAATAAAAATGGTATGTCAGTAAGCTTTACGAATTACGGTGCCAATATCGTCAATATTTTAGTACCTGATAAAAACGGAAAATTAGATGATGTTGTGTTAGGTTATGATAATGTAAGAGGTTATGAAATCAATTCTCCAGGATATGGATCTTTTATCGGACGCCACGCGAACCGTATCGGTGGTGCAGTATTTGTATTAAATGATAAAAAATATGAACTTGAAAAAAACGATGGGGAAAATAATCTTCACGGTGGTTTCAAAAGTTATAACAAATTTTGGTATGAAGTTGAGACCTTTGAAGAAGAAGATGCTGATTCTATTGAATTTTCCAGACTAAGTCCTGATATGGAACAGGGTTTTCCGGGCAATCTTGATATCAGTGTAACTTATACTTTGACAGATGACAATGAACTGGTGATTGAATATCTTGCAGTTTCTGATAAGGATACCGTAGTAAACTTAACAAATCACTCCTACTTTAACCTGTCAGGCCATAATTCTGGAAGTGTTTTAAAACAGAAAGTTATACTGGAAGCAGACAAGTTCACACCCACGGATGCAGCTTTGATTCCGACAGGGGAATTAAGAGATGTAAACGGGACACCTATGGATTTTCGTACATTAAAAGCTTTGGGACAAGATATTGAAGAGGATTATGAGCCGCTAAAATTGGCCGGAGGATATGATCATAACTTTGTTCTTAATACCAATGGCAGTGATGTAGAGAAGATTGGTGAAATGATTGAC
The nucleotide sequence above comes from Anaerocolumna cellulosilytica. Encoded proteins:
- a CDS encoding ASKHA domain-containing protein — protein: MYITFLPLSYKTEAEPGSNLLYIAREQGIDLGGVCAGAKTCGKCKVLITKGNDWCYEKEEMLHLSEEERAKGYRLACSFTIKEDTCVILTDKKVNKGISQDKLTYKNHALRVSKSQNEDSKAVRKTYNYKTSYGIAVDVGTTTVVARLWELNEKRCLGTLTRLNPQRLYGGDVISRITYASQSSENLQNLTKLIRECCNELIQELVHVNSLSKTNIDKVVLVANTTMTHLLLGKPVDNLIKIPFQGVSYDGVMASPRDLKIDINPDGFVYVMPGISGHVGGDTVGCILSENLFERKGTTLLIDIGTNGELVFAKDGRMTVCSTAAGPAFEGGALHQGMGALVGAITKVQIREDKTHLEYIGKEEGAVPVGICGSGIIEAIAELYRMGLMDETGRLQGLAGESNEFILWEDERNKVVITQKDIREIQLAKAAIYAAMRLLLKNENTELKEIDYLLIAGAFGSNLDVCKAITIGLLPGVDEKKVQLIGNAALSGAEKVLLNDGVREIAEENSSLVKHLELAVMELFQEEFIKAMSFPRL
- a CDS encoding DUF4430 domain-containing protein, producing MEQRKKRTGLIAGVLFLILAIVAMTFLYNQFMEKGTPGAKKIVVEVIQEDESSKSYEIQTDAEYLRQALDEKKLIEGTEGDFGLYVTTVDGRTADEGKQEWWCLTQDGNMLNTSVDATPLKDGDHFEITLTVGW
- a CDS encoding aldose epimerase family protein; this translates as MSIKKHSFGKTKDGKEATLYTLINKNGMSVSFTNYGANIVNILVPDKNGKLDDVVLGYDNVRGYEINSPGYGSFIGRHANRIGGAVFVLNDKKYELEKNDGENNLHGGFKSYNKFWYEVETFEEEDADSIEFSRLSPDMEQGFPGNLDISVTYTLTDDNELVIEYLAVSDKDTVVNLTNHSYFNLSGHNSGSVLKQKVILEADKFTPTDAALIPTGELRDVNGTPMDFRTLKALGQDIEEDYEPLKLAGGYDHNFVLNTNGSDVEKIGEMIDDKSGRKMEIFTNMPGIQLYTGNFISGKEAGKGGYIYQKRDGVCFETQYFPDSCNKGEFPSSILKAGNEYDFVTVFKFSADK